In Treponema primitia ZAS-2, a genomic segment contains:
- a CDS encoding glycosyltransferase family 2 protein, with the protein MLIGGLRLNGITKKSQENMPLITVITVVYNAKDQLEETILSITGQTYKNIEYIIIDGASTDGTLDIIKKHEGLIDYWVSEQDNGLYDAMNKGIDLTSGNWINFMNSGDTFYDNKTIELLVSNIKYNDSISVFYGDAEVHFRSGINIIKAPLAIQGKMNFMKFRHQSSFTKTSCLKERHFDVKYKIAADFDLFRYLYINNGKFCYIPIVISKYYGIEGVSVDKPAAYEYEKCKINGFLDKKINYAFLFFIIIFAIGKYQLRKIFPTFLLKTYRDYKFK; encoded by the coding sequence ATGTTAATTGGTGGACTTCGATTAAATGGCATTACAAAAAAGTCGCAAGAAAATATGCCATTGATCACGGTTATAACCGTTGTTTATAATGCCAAAGATCAATTGGAAGAAACTATTCTTAGTATAACAGGGCAAACATATAAAAATATTGAATATATTATAATAGATGGCGCTAGTACTGATGGAACATTAGACATCATTAAAAAACATGAGGGTCTAATAGATTATTGGGTAAGCGAACAGGATAATGGTTTATATGATGCTATGAATAAAGGTATTGATTTGACTTCGGGTAACTGGATTAACTTTATGAATAGTGGTGATACATTCTATGATAATAAAACTATAGAATTATTAGTTTCAAATATTAAATATAATGATAGTATTTCTGTATTTTATGGTGATGCTGAAGTGCATTTCAGGTCGGGCATAAATATTATAAAGGCTCCGCTGGCAATTCAAGGTAAAATGAACTTTATGAAATTTCGTCATCAAAGTTCATTCACTAAAACGTCTTGTCTTAAAGAAAGGCATTTTGATGTAAAATACAAAATTGCTGCGGATTTCGATTTGTTTAGATATTTATATATTAATAATGGCAAATTTTGTTATATCCCAATAGTAATATCAAAATACTATGGCATAGAAGGAGTTTCAGTTGACAAGCCAGCTGCGTATGAATATGAAAAATGTAAAATAAATGGGTTTCTTGATAAAAAAATTAATTATGCATTTTTATTTTTTATTATAATATTTGCAATTGGTAAATATCAACTGAGGAAGATATTTCCGACATTTCTTTTAAAAACATATAGAGATTATAAATTTAAATAG